The following nucleotide sequence is from Pseudomonas sessilinigenes.
CAGCGCAACCACCACACTTCACGGCGCTCCAACCACCGCCGGCAGCTACACCTTCAGCATCACCCTCAATGACGGCCTGAATCAGGGCGGTGTCGCCACCTACACCCTGTTGGTCACGAGCGGGGCAACGCCGACCCTGACGTCGGTCTCCCCCAACACCGGGACCACCGCCGGTGCCACCGCCGTCACCCTGAGCGGCACCAACCTGACCGGGGCGACCGCGGTCAGCTTTGGCGGCACGGCCGCCACGGGTTTTAGCGTCAGCAATGCCAGCACCATTACCGCCACTACCCCGGCCCATGCCGCTGGCGCGGTGAATGTGATGGTTACCACCCCAAGCGGCACGGCGACCCTGACCAATGCCTATACCTATGCCGTACCGGCCCCGACCGTTGGCCCGGTGAGCGCCACGGTGGCCGCCAACAGCAGCAGCAACCCGATCACCTTGAGCCTGAGTGGCGGCACCGCCACCAGCGTGGCCGTCTCCACTGCCGCGACCCACGGGACCGCCACTGCCACCGGCACCAGCATCACCTACACCCCCACCGCCGGTTACTCCGGCAGCGACACATTCGCCTATACCGCCACCAACGCCAGCGGCACCTCCAGCCCGGCCACCGTGACCCTCACCATCAGCGCGCCGACCCTGGCGATAACGCCGACCACTGTGCCCAACGGCACCCAGGGCACGGCCTACAGCACGACCCTGACCGCCTCCGGCGGCACTGCGCCCTACACCTACGCAATCACCAGCGGCAGCCTGCCGGCCGGGCTGAGTCTGAACACCAGCAACGGATCGATCAGCGGTACGCCGAGCGCCAGTGGCAACACCAACCTGACCGTCACCGCCACTGACGCCAACAGCGCCACTGGCTCCAGGGCCTACACCTTGACGATCGACGCTCAAGCACCGGTTGCCAACGCCGTCAGCGCCACGGTCGTGGCCAACAGCAGCAGCAACCCGATCACCCTGAATATCACCGGTGGCACCGCCACCAGCGTGGCCGTCTCCACCGCCGCGACCCACGGGACAGCCACTGCCACCGGCACCAGCATCACCTACACTCCCACTGCCGGTTACTCCGGCAGCGACACCTTCGCCTATACCGCCACCAACGCCAGCGGCACCTCCAGCCCGGCCACCGTGAGCCTCACCGTCAGCGCGCCGACCCTGGCGATAACGCCGACCACTGTGCCCAACGGCACCCAGGGCACGGCCTACAGCACGACCCTGACCGCCTCCGGCGGCACTGCGCCCTACACCTACGCAATCACCAGCGGCAGCCTGCCGGCCGGGCTGAGTCTGAACACCAGCAACGGATCGATCAGCGGTACGCCGAGCGCCAGTGGCAACACCAACCTGACCGTCACCGCCACTGACGCCAACAGCGCCACCGGCTCCAGGGCCTACACCTTGACGATCGACGCTCAAGCACCGGTTGCCAACGCCGTCAGCGCCACGGTCGTGGCCAACAGCAGCAGCAACCCGATCACCCTGAATATCACCGGTGGCACCGCTGCCAGCGTGGCCGTCGCCACCGCCGCAGCCCACGGGACCGCTACCGCCACCGGCACCAGCATCACCTACACCCCTACCCCCGGCTATTCCGGCAGCGACACTTTCACCTATACCGCCACCAACGCCAGCGGTACCTCCAGCCCGGCCACCGTGAGCCTCACCGTCAGCGCTCCCACCCTGGTGATTGCCCCGGCCAGTTTCAGCAGTGGCACGGTGGGCACGGCCTACAGCACCATTCTCAGCACCAGCGGCGGCACTGCGCCCTACTCCTACAACATCACCAGCGGCAGTCTGCCTTCCGGCCTGAATCTGAACCCCCTCACCGGCGCGATCAGCGGTACGCCAACAGCGAGCGGCACCAGCAACCTGACCATCACCAGCACCGACAACAACGGTGTTACAGGCAACAAGGCCTATTCCCTGCAAATCAATGCACAGGCCCCAGTAGCCAACGCGGTCAGCGCCACGTTGGCAGCCAACAGCAGCAGCAACCCGATCACCCTGAGCCTGAGTGGCGGCGCCGCCACCAGCGTGGCCGTTTCCACCGCCGCGACCCACGGCACCGCTACCGCCACCGGCACCAGCATCACCTACACCCCTGCCCCTGGTTACTCCGGCAGCGACACCTTCGCCTACACCGCCACCAACGCCAGCGGCACCTCCAGCCCGGCCACCGTGACCCTCACCATCAACGCTCCAACCCTGGTAATTACTCCGGCCAGTTTCAGCAATGGCACAGTGGGCACGCCCTACAGCACCACCCTCAGCACCAGCGGCGGCGCCGTACCCTATGCCTACAGCATCACCAGCGGCAGCCTGCCTTCCGGCTTGAGCCTGAACACCCTCACCGGCGCGATCAGCGGTACGCCAACAGCGAGCGGCACCAGCAACCTGACCCTCACCAGCACCGACAACAATGGCGCTACAGGCAGCAAGGCCTACACCCTGCAAATCAATGCACAGGTCCCTATAGCCAATGCGGTCAGTGCCACGGTGGCAGCCAACAGCAGCGCTAACTCGATCACCCTGAGCCTGAGTGGCGGCGCCGCCGCCAGCGTGGCCGTCGCCACCGCCGCAACCCACGGCACCGCTACCGCCACCGGTACCGGCATCACCTACACCCCTGCCCCTGGTTACTCCGGCAACGATACCTTTGCCTATACCGCCACCAACGCCAGTGGTACTTCCAACCCAGCCACCGTGACCCTCACCGTCAGTGCACCGACCCTGAGTATCAACCCCGCGAGCCTGGGCGCAGGGACCAGTGGCACGCCCTACAGCACCACCCTCAGCACCAGCGGCGGCGCCGCGCCCTACACCTACAGCATCACCAGCGGTAGCCTGCCCGCAGGCCTGAGCCTGAACGCCAGCACCGGGACAATCAGCGGTACCCCAAGTGCCAGCGGCACCAGCAACCTGACCCTCACCAGCACCGACAACAATGGCGCTACAGGCAGCAAGGCCTACACCCTGCAAATCAATGCACAGGTCCCTGTAGCCAACGCGGTCAGTGCCACGGTGGCAGCCAACAGCAGCACTAACCCGATCACCCTGAGCATCAGCGGCGGCACCGCCACCAGCGTGACAGTCTCCACCGCCGCAACCCACGGCACCGCTACCGCCACCGGTACCGGCATCACCTACACCCCTGCCCCTGGTTACTCCGGCAACGACACCTTTGCCTATACCGCCACCAACACCAGTGGCACTTCCAGCCCGGCCACCGTGACCCTCACCGTCAGTGCACCGACCCTGAGTATCAACCCCGCAAGCCTGGGCGCGGGCACCAGTGGCACGGCCTACAGCGCCGTCCTCAGTAGTTCCGGAGGCAGCGCGCCCTACACCTACAGCATCACCAGCGGCAGCCTGCCCGCAGGCCTGAGCCTGAACGCCAGCACCGGGACAATCAGCGGTACGCCAACGGCCAGCGGCACCAGCAACCTGACCCTCACCAGCACCGATAGCAACGGCGCCACGGGCTCGCGGGCCTACTCGATCAGCATCAGCGCCGTGCCCATCAGCGTGCCGGCCTCCAGCCAGATCCTCTCGGCCGGAGAAGAAGCCATCGTCGACCTGACCCAGGGCGCCACGGGTGGCCCCTTCACCCAGGTCATCCTGGGTACGGTGAGTCCGGCCTCGGCCGGTAGGGCCATGATGCGCGGCCCCTTCTCGATGCGCTTCGTGCCCTCGGCGGCCTTTGCCGGTACCGCGATCATCAGCTTCAGGTTGCACAACGGCACGGGCTCCAGCGCTGCTAGCACGGTCAGTTTCATCGTCCAGCCGCGCCCGGACCCCACCAAGGATGGCGAAGTGATCGGCCTGCTCAATGCCCAGAGCCGAAGCGCAGAACGCTTTGCCAGTACCCAGATGGACAACTTCAACCATCGACTGGAACAACTGCATCAAATGCGTTGCGACCGCAATTCGTTCAATGCCAGCCTGCGCAAGGACGGTAGCGACCTGCCCCTGGGCGAGATGGCCAAGGCCATCGAGCAGCAACTGGGGAGTTCGGCAAACCAGACCGAGCAGCAAAAACGCGAAGCTGCGAGCGCTGCGCAAAATGGCGAGTGCCAACAGCAGGCCCTGGCGTTCTGGAGCGATGGTTTCGTCAACAACGGCTCGACCCATGCCCGCGGCGCCCGCGACAACAGCTTCACCACCATGGGCCTGAGCGCCGGTGCCGACTATCGCCTGTCGCCTACCGTCATCGCCGGTATCGGCATCGGCTACGGCACCGATCGCAGCGAGATTGGCGACCACAAGACCCGCAGCGATGCGGACGCCATTGGCATCGCCACCTATCTGAGCCTGAACCCCGCCTCGCAGTTCTACCTGGACGGTTTGCTGGGCTATAACCGCATCAGCTTCGACTCGCGTCGCTACATCACCGGCAGCGCCAACGACTACGCCCGTGGCTCGCGCGATGCCGACCAGTTGTTCGCGTCCCTCACCGCCAGCTACGAATACCGCCAGGGCCAGTTGTCGCTGACGCCCTATGGGCGTTTCAATGCCAGCACCACGCGCCTGGACGCCTTCAGCGAAAACGGCGGAGGCATCTACGGCCTGTCCTATGAGGAACAGCGCCAGCAGAACTTCACGTCCTACCTGGGCCTGCGTACCGGCTATGACCTGATGACCCGGGTCGGTGTGGTCACTCCCAAGGTAGGCCTGGCCTGGGGGCACAATTTCAGCACCCACAGCGACTACAAGATGCGCTACACCGACCAGGGCGACGAGGGCATCCTGTATCGCCTCAAGCCCGACGCCCAGGACAGCGATTTCGCCAGCCTGGACATGGGTATGGACTTCAACCTCGGACGCGCCTGGCAACTGGGCTTCTCCTACAAGACCGCCCTGGGCTCCGATGAGCGCAACGACAGCTTCCGCCTGGGCCTGAACGGCAAGTTCTAGACCCAAAGCAGGCTAGCGGTTGTGGCCGGCACCGTGCAGCGGGAACCCCTTCCCCTGTACTGCAGAAAAAAACACCCCGCCGGAGCCAGGCTCCGGCGGGGTGTTTTTTCTCACCCGATAACGGATCGGGACAAGCGCCTATCGACCATCAGGCCGCTGGCAAGCTCCCGGCGTCGATCTCACCTGCGGTGCGCTCCAGCGCGCGACGGGTCTTGTCCACCAGCTCGTCGATATCCGTCCGAGTCGCCACCAGGGCCGGGGCCATGATCATCCGGCCCAGGGTCGAGCGAATGATCACCCCCTCCTCGAAACCCAGGGTGCGACAGCGCCAGGCGATGTCGTTCTCGTTGGCGAAGCGCTGGCGGCTGGCCTTGTCCTTGGCCAATTGCAAGGCGGCCACCAGACCGGTGCCCTGGATCTCGCCAATCAGCGGATGGTTGCCGAACACCTCCCGCAGGCACTGCTGCAAGTACGGGCCGGTATCGTCGCGGACCCGGTCCACCACGCCCTCGTCGCGCAAGGCCTTGAGGTTGGCGATGGCCACGGCTGCCGCCA
It contains:
- a CDS encoding putative Ig domain-containing protein → MKTPLIALGTWVKRPLLSLFMLLVMLSLANQAMAAAPVITSPASGSTLPSVAVGQSMSIPISSTGGALPLDRWVECDANDPDYDGVTPCLPSGLILDPSPGSATTTLHGAPTTAGSYTFSITLNDGLNQGGVATYTLLVTSGATPTLTSVSPNTGTTAGATAVTLSGTNLTGATAVSFGGTAATGFSVSNASTITATTPAHAAGAVNVMVTTPSGTATLTNAYTYAVPAPTVGPVSATVAANSSSNPITLSLSGGTATSVAVSTAATHGTATATGTSITYTPTAGYSGSDTFAYTATNASGTSSPATVTLTISAPTLAITPTTVPNGTQGTAYSTTLTASGGTAPYTYAITSGSLPAGLSLNTSNGSISGTPSASGNTNLTVTATDANSATGSRAYTLTIDAQAPVANAVSATVVANSSSNPITLNITGGTATSVAVSTAATHGTATATGTSITYTPTAGYSGSDTFAYTATNASGTSSPATVSLTVSAPTLAITPTTVPNGTQGTAYSTTLTASGGTAPYTYAITSGSLPAGLSLNTSNGSISGTPSASGNTNLTVTATDANSATGSRAYTLTIDAQAPVANAVSATVVANSSSNPITLNITGGTAASVAVATAAAHGTATATGTSITYTPTPGYSGSDTFTYTATNASGTSSPATVSLTVSAPTLVIAPASFSSGTVGTAYSTILSTSGGTAPYSYNITSGSLPSGLNLNPLTGAISGTPTASGTSNLTITSTDNNGVTGNKAYSLQINAQAPVANAVSATLAANSSSNPITLSLSGGAATSVAVSTAATHGTATATGTSITYTPAPGYSGSDTFAYTATNASGTSSPATVTLTINAPTLVITPASFSNGTVGTPYSTTLSTSGGAVPYAYSITSGSLPSGLSLNTLTGAISGTPTASGTSNLTLTSTDNNGATGSKAYTLQINAQVPIANAVSATVAANSSANSITLSLSGGAAASVAVATAATHGTATATGTGITYTPAPGYSGNDTFAYTATNASGTSNPATVTLTVSAPTLSINPASLGAGTSGTPYSTTLSTSGGAAPYTYSITSGSLPAGLSLNASTGTISGTPSASGTSNLTLTSTDNNGATGSKAYTLQINAQVPVANAVSATVAANSSTNPITLSISGGTATSVTVSTAATHGTATATGTGITYTPAPGYSGNDTFAYTATNTSGTSSPATVTLTVSAPTLSINPASLGAGTSGTAYSAVLSSSGGSAPYTYSITSGSLPAGLSLNASTGTISGTPTASGTSNLTLTSTDSNGATGSRAYSISISAVPISVPASSQILSAGEEAIVDLTQGATGGPFTQVILGTVSPASAGRAMMRGPFSMRFVPSAAFAGTAIISFRLHNGTGSSAASTVSFIVQPRPDPTKDGEVIGLLNAQSRSAERFASTQMDNFNHRLEQLHQMRCDRNSFNASLRKDGSDLPLGEMAKAIEQQLGSSANQTEQQKREAASAAQNGECQQQALAFWSDGFVNNGSTHARGARDNSFTTMGLSAGADYRLSPTVIAGIGIGYGTDRSEIGDHKTRSDADAIGIATYLSLNPASQFYLDGLLGYNRISFDSRRYITGSANDYARGSRDADQLFASLTASYEYRQGQLSLTPYGRFNASTTRLDAFSENGGGIYGLSYEEQRQQNFTSYLGLRTGYDLMTRVGVVTPKVGLAWGHNFSTHSDYKMRYTDQGDEGILYRLKPDAQDSDFASLDMGMDFNLGRAWQLGFSYKTALGSDERNDSFRLGLNGKF